From one Sorangium aterium genomic stretch:
- the treZ gene encoding malto-oligosyltrehalose trehalohydrolase, producing MKAMRTMGAWIEGGAVRFRVWAPDHDRIEIVTYGADGQEVTGALPAAPTGDGTFEATAPGLGAGALYKVRIDGEGPFPDPYSRAQPLGVHGPSAVDDPSFAWTDAGWRGVALEDLVLYEVHVGAATPEGTFDALIGGLAELRELGITAIELMPVASFPGERGWGYDGVDLFAPHAAYGGPAGLRRLVDAAHAAGLGVILDCVYNHFGPDGNYLRAYAGRYFTDRHKTPWGDAVNYDGAGAEQVRALVLENVEMWIRDFHIDGLRLDATHAIVDDSEPHILREIGERARAAGEGRRVLLIAEDSHNDARLVTPVAQGGYGLDAVWSDDFHHELRVLFAGDRDGYFEDHTGTAEDIAATIRKGWLYEGQISKHAGKPRGTPADPVPPPRFVHCIQNHDQIGNRAVGDRLGDKVSPAAFRTMSALLLLTPYTPLLFMGQEWNARTPFQYFTDHEAELGRLVTEGRRREFQYFAAFAGEEVPDPQDPRTFQRSKLDHAERRRPEHAGVLAWYRELLRLRAAHPALRSRARGAFSADALSPGAICVERRGGGVAVIALCALRGALSLDLGRPEARALAFSEEPRFGGAARRPPLERGRVELEGPAVLIVEVPDPSGAPC from the coding sequence ATGAAGGCGATGCGCACGATGGGCGCGTGGATCGAGGGCGGAGCGGTCCGCTTCCGCGTCTGGGCGCCCGACCACGATCGGATCGAGATCGTCACCTACGGGGCCGACGGCCAGGAGGTCACGGGCGCGCTGCCGGCGGCCCCGACCGGCGACGGCACCTTCGAGGCGACGGCGCCGGGCCTCGGGGCCGGCGCGCTCTACAAGGTGCGGATCGACGGCGAGGGGCCGTTCCCGGACCCGTACTCCCGCGCGCAGCCGCTCGGGGTCCACGGCCCGTCGGCGGTCGACGACCCCTCGTTCGCGTGGACGGACGCGGGGTGGCGTGGCGTCGCGCTCGAGGATCTCGTCCTCTACGAGGTCCACGTCGGCGCGGCGACCCCGGAGGGCACGTTCGACGCGCTCATCGGGGGGCTCGCCGAGCTCCGGGAGCTCGGGATCACGGCGATCGAGCTCATGCCGGTCGCGAGCTTCCCGGGCGAGCGCGGGTGGGGGTACGACGGGGTCGACCTCTTCGCGCCGCACGCGGCCTACGGCGGCCCGGCGGGCCTGCGCCGCCTGGTCGACGCGGCCCACGCCGCGGGGCTCGGCGTGATCCTCGACTGCGTCTACAACCACTTCGGCCCCGACGGGAACTACCTCCGCGCCTACGCGGGGCGCTACTTCACCGATCGGCACAAGACGCCCTGGGGCGACGCGGTGAACTACGACGGCGCGGGCGCCGAGCAGGTCCGCGCGCTCGTCCTCGAGAACGTCGAGATGTGGATCCGCGACTTCCACATCGACGGCCTCCGCCTCGACGCGACCCACGCGATCGTCGACGACTCCGAGCCGCACATCCTCCGGGAGATCGGCGAGCGCGCGCGGGCGGCCGGCGAGGGGCGGCGCGTCCTTTTGATCGCCGAGGACAGCCACAACGACGCGCGCCTCGTGACGCCCGTCGCGCAGGGCGGGTACGGCCTCGACGCTGTGTGGTCCGACGACTTCCACCACGAGCTGCGCGTCCTGTTCGCCGGGGATCGCGACGGATACTTCGAGGATCACACGGGCACCGCGGAGGACATCGCGGCGACGATCCGCAAGGGGTGGCTCTACGAGGGGCAGATCTCGAAGCACGCGGGCAAGCCGCGGGGCACGCCCGCGGATCCGGTGCCGCCGCCGCGCTTCGTCCACTGCATCCAGAACCACGATCAGATCGGCAACCGCGCCGTCGGCGATCGGCTCGGGGACAAGGTGAGCCCGGCGGCCTTCCGGACGATGTCGGCGCTGCTCCTGCTCACGCCGTACACGCCGCTGCTGTTCATGGGCCAGGAGTGGAACGCGCGGACGCCGTTCCAGTACTTCACCGATCATGAGGCCGAGCTCGGCCGGCTCGTGACCGAGGGCCGCCGGCGCGAGTTCCAGTACTTCGCCGCGTTCGCCGGCGAGGAGGTGCCGGATCCGCAGGACCCGCGGACGTTCCAGCGCTCGAAGCTCGATCACGCCGAGCGGCGGCGGCCCGAGCACGCCGGCGTGCTCGCGTGGTACCGCGAGCTCCTCCGCCTCCGCGCCGCGCACCCCGCGCTGCGGAGCCGCGCGCGCGGCGCCTTCTCGGCCGACGCGCTCTCGCCGGGCGCGATCTGCGTCGAGCGCCGCGGCGGCGGCGTCGCCGTGATCGCGCTCTGCGCGCTCCGGGGCGCGCTCTCGCTCGACCTCGGCCGCCCGGAGGCGCGGGCGCTCGCGTTCAGCGAGGAGCCGCGGTTCGGCGGCGCGGCGCGGCGGCCGCCGCTCGAGCGCGGCCGGGTGGAGCTCGAGGGGCCGGCGGTCCTGATCGTCGAGGTGCCCGATCCTTCCGGGGCGCCGTGCTGA